Proteins encoded together in one Drosophila gunungcola strain Sukarami chromosome 2R unlocalized genomic scaffold, Dgunungcola_SK_2 000013F, whole genome shotgun sequence window:
- the LOC128256217 gene encoding uncharacterized protein LOC128256217, translating to RYSRSRQRTLLNFQSTIALSGRRKTRQKHGTQGDDEPLLSKDELLEVGIAELHYKLNKILDNQNEILARLCQVANNRPTTEFYKVNQDYFQVTDPEELSNLDANFSKPNNQYTYLIYHILRPEGRVEPLKKNFSKYDVLMAYNYDGVSTKQSFKQYKNINKTIFGILNTDGYTQADYVADIRAAFHTLKRRYHKRNHDLRRKIKRTQESQPNSDWE from the exons CGATACAGCCGCTCCAGACAGCGGACACTATTGAATTTTCAATCAACTATTGCGCTGTCGGGGCGCCGGAAAACAAGACAAAAACACGGCACACAG GGGGATGACGAACCGCTGTTGTCTAAAGATGAGTTGCTGGAGGTAGGAATTGCGGAGCTGCATTATAAGCTGAATAAAATCCTGGACAATCAGAACGAAATCCTAGCGCGCCTTTGCCAGGTGGCTAACAACAGGCCGACCACCGAATTCTACAAGGTCAATCAGGACTACTTTCAGGTGACTGACCCTGAAGAACTATCAAATCTGGATGCCAATTTTTCCAAACCGAACAATCAATAT ACATATCTAATTTACCACATTCTAAGACCTGAAGGACGAGTAGAACCTTTGAAGAAGAATTTCTCGAAATACGATGTTCTCATGGCGTACAACTACGATGGTGTGAGCACTAAACAGTCCTTTAAGCAgtacaaaaacataaataaaaccatttttg GAATCCTAAATACGGATGGATACACCCAAGCGGACTATGTCGCCGATATCAGAGCTGCCTTTCACACGTTAAAGCGTCGTTATCACAAAAGAAACCATGATTTAAGGAGAAAAATTAAGAGGACCCAGGAAAGCCAACCGAACTCTGACTGGGAATAA